TGGGCGGCATCGGCACCCTCTTCGGGCCGTTGCTGGGCGCGGTGCTGGTGCCGTGGATCACGCAGTCGCTGCAGTTCATGCAGGACTACCGCATGCTGGTGTTCGGGCCGGTGCTGATCCTGCTGATCATCTTCGTGCCGGACGGCATCGTGGGTTCCTGGCTGAAGAAGCAGGCGCGCAAGGCCGCCGCCGCACGCCGCGGCAAGCAGGCACAGCCCGCTGCCGCCGGCAACATCGCATCTGTCCCGACCACCCGCGCCGGAGCCGACCATGCTTGAGATCCGCAACCTGACCAAGAAATTCGGCGGCCTGACCGCGGTGCACGATGTCTCGGTGACCTTCGAGCAGGGCCACATCAATGCCATCATCGGTCCCAACGGCGCCGGCAAGACCACCTTCTTCAACCTGGTCGCGGGCACGCACGCACCCTCCTCCGGGCAGATCCTGTTCAAGGGGCAGGACGTGGCCGGCCTGCGCGCCGACCAGATCGCGCGCCTCGGCGTGGCGCGCACCTTCCAGGCGACCGCGCTGTTCGACCGCGCCACGGTGCTGGACAACCTGATCGTCGGCCACCGGCTGCGCACGCGCGCCGGGCTGGGCGACGTGCTGCTCAACACGCGCCGGCTGCGCGAGGAAGAGCGCCTGTGCCGCGACAAGGCCGAAGCCGCGCTCGACTTTGTCGGCCTGTCGCACCTCGCGCATGAAGTCGCCGCCGATATCACGCAGGAAGCGCGCAAGCGCGTGGCGTTTGCGCTGGCGCTGGCGACCGACCCGGAGCTGCTGCTGCTCGACGAGCCGGCGGGCGGCGTCAATCCGGAAGAAACCGTCGGCCTGGCCGAGCTGATCCGCAAGATGGTGCGCCATGGCAAGACCGTCTGCCTGATCGAACACAAGATGGACATGATCATGCGGCTGGCCGACAAGATCATGGTGCTGAACTACGGCGAGAAGATCGCCGAAGGCACGCCTGCACAGATCCAGCAGGATCCGCATGTCATCGAGGCCTACCTGGGAGCCGACCATGTTGCAGCTTGAACGCGTCTCGCTGTCGTACGGCAGCTTCCGTGCGCTGGACAACATCACGCTGCACGCCGGCGCCGGCGAGCTGGTGGTGCTGCTGGGCGCCAACGGTGCCGGCAAGAGCTCGATCTTCCTGGCGATGAGCGCAATCCACCGCATCAGCGGCGGCAGCATGCGCTTCGACGGGCGCGAACTGTCGGGCATGAAGCCGTCGCAGATCGTGCAGGCGGGGCTGGTGCATTGCCCGGAAGGACGCAAGCTCTTTCCGGCGATGAGCGTGGAAAAGAACCTGGTGCTGGGCGCCTATGTGCACCGGCGCGACGGGGCGGGGATCCGCAGGACGCTGGAGGAAGTCTATGAACTCTTCCCGATCCTGCGGCAGAAGAAGGACGACCCCGCGGGATCGCTGTCGGGCGGGCAGCAGCAGATGGTGGCGCTGGGCCGCGCGCTGATGAGCCGGCCGCGCGCACTGCTGCTGGACGAGCCGTCGCTCGGGCTGGCGCCGCTGGTGGTCAAGCAGATGTTCGAGATCATCCAGCGCATCAACCGCGCCGGCACCACGGTGCTGCTGGCCGAGCAGAACGCGTACGCGGCGCTGGGGATCGCGCATCGCGCGTACGTGATCGAGAGCGGGAAGATCGTGATGGAGGGGGACAGGGATACGTTGCTGAAGGACGAGGGGATTCGGAAGGCGTATATCGGGGGTTAAGGAACCAAAGGCCTCCACTACCGATTGTGTGCTCCCTCTCCCGCTTGCGAGAGAGGGAAGCAAACCGTGCGGTCGTTAAGGGACAGCAGACATAACAAGCGCAGTACATCCAGGAGACATCACCATGCAAAGCAACATCATCCGCCGTATCTTCCCGCTGGCC
This genomic window from Cupriavidus oxalaticus contains:
- a CDS encoding ABC transporter ATP-binding protein; amino-acid sequence: MLEIRNLTKKFGGLTAVHDVSVTFEQGHINAIIGPNGAGKTTFFNLVAGTHAPSSGQILFKGQDVAGLRADQIARLGVARTFQATALFDRATVLDNLIVGHRLRTRAGLGDVLLNTRRLREEERLCRDKAEAALDFVGLSHLAHEVAADITQEARKRVAFALALATDPELLLLDEPAGGVNPEETVGLAELIRKMVRHGKTVCLIEHKMDMIMRLADKIMVLNYGEKIAEGTPAQIQQDPHVIEAYLGADHVAA
- a CDS encoding ABC transporter ATP-binding protein, with translation MLQLERVSLSYGSFRALDNITLHAGAGELVVLLGANGAGKSSIFLAMSAIHRISGGSMRFDGRELSGMKPSQIVQAGLVHCPEGRKLFPAMSVEKNLVLGAYVHRRDGAGIRRTLEEVYELFPILRQKKDDPAGSLSGGQQQMVALGRALMSRPRALLLDEPSLGLAPLVVKQMFEIIQRINRAGTTVLLAEQNAYAALGIAHRAYVIESGKIVMEGDRDTLLKDEGIRKAYIGG